The Bacillus sp. FJAT-27916 genomic interval GAGTTTCGAATTCCTCCCGCGTTTTTGGAAGGTCCATGCTTTCAAACCGCTGCCTCAAGGATTGGAGCTTCTCGAGCATGATTTCTGGTTCTTTAAGATTTGCTCCAAATTCCTCTACTAAATCAGCTATCATATCATTTTGCTCAAAGGTGGTTGGCAAATGAATAATCAGCGGTACCATCCGTTCGACAATTTGGAACTGCTGGAGCCGTTTTGAGAAATAGGGAAGATAGAAGGATTCTCTTTTAAAGAAGGAATTCTCCTCACTTCTTCTGGCTAAATCCATTCCCGTCTCAAGAAGCCTCTTCGTCCGAATAATATATTCATCATTCCAAACCCGCTCCTTTTTACGGATAAAGCGGCTGAATTGCAGGAATATAATTTCGAAGTTGCCATCGAGCTCCTGCATGATTTTTTTGATTTCTCCCTCTACACTTGGCATATATAGATTAAATAGCAGGGCCACAAGAATCCCAATCAATACAATGCATAATTGATTGATGAGAAGCGCCTCTGTAATGGCATACGACATGAAAAGCTGCATGACAATTACAAAGCCTGGAACAATCCCGTCCTGAAGGCCAAGCTTCGCCATTAACGGTACATAAATAAATAGGAGAAGTCCAACTGCAACTGGTGTATAGGCACAGCCTTCAAATATCAGGATAGCAAGGCCCATCCCAAGCAAGCAGGCCAAAAGCCTTTTCCAGGCAATCAAGATGCTTTTCCGCTGTGTGCTCTGCACACTTAAAAGCGTAATCACAGCAGCCGTGCTGGCATTCTCCAAACCAAGCATCTGGGCAATGGATAAGGCAATCATTCCTCCAATCGCCGTTTTCACCGTTCTGCTTCCAATCGTAAACATCGTCAATCCCTTCTCTCCGTACAAACTCTATGGGTCAAATTCCTTTTGACTTTCCCTCAGTGATACCCGAGAAAGTCGATTGGAACACATATCCACCTTCTTTTTTCACAAAAACATTATATTAAAATAAACAAAAGAAATAAATCACCCGGTTAAAGGAAAAATAAACCTAAGAAAATATAAGAAGTTTTTGCTGAAATAATAAAATTTTCGCTATAATAGAACTCATAAAGGAGATGAATGGATATCATGAACAACCCATTAGTTGAACGATTTCTTACATATGTGAAGGTGGATACTCAATCTAACGAGGAAAGCCAAACAACGCCTTCCACTGAAAAACAATATAATTTATTGAATTTGCTAAAGGATGAACTTACCTCCATCGGAATGGAAGAAATCACCCTTGATGAAAATGGCTATTTATTCGCTACTCTGCCAGCGAATACGGATAAAAACGTACCGACCATCGGATTTTTGGCACATGTGGATACAGCGACTGATTTCACTGGCGCAAATGTTAAGCCGCAAATCGTTGACAATTATGACGGCGGGGACATTGTCTTGAACAAAGCCCTCAACATCATTCTATCACCAAAGGATTTTCCAGAGCTTGAGGGGTATAAAGGCCAAACACTCATTACAACAGATGGTACTACCCTGCTTGGGGCAGATGATAAAGCAGGCATCGCAGAAATCATGACTGCAATGGACTATTTAATCAAGCATCCGGAAATCAAGCATGGCAAGATCCGCGTTGCGTTCACTCCTGATGAAGAGATTGGCCGCGGACCGCATAAATTCGACGTTGAACGCTTCAATGCTGACTTTGCCTACACAATGGATGGCGGACCGCTTGGAGAGCTTGAATTTGAAAGCTTTAATGCTGCAGCAGCCAAGCTTACTGTAAAGGGCACTAATGTTCACCCAGGCTCCGCGAAGAATAAGATGGTCAATTCCATGAAGATTGCGATGGACTTCCACGCTGAGCTTCCAAAGGAAGAAGCACCTGAATTCACTGAGGGCTATGAAGGCTTCTATCATTTGCTGGCAATGAACGGAGATGTTGAACAAACGAATCTCTCCTATATCATCCGTGATCACGTCCGTGCTAAATTCGAAGCAAAAAAATCAACTATGCAAGCAATTGCAGCAAAATACCAAGAAAAGTATGGTCAAGAAAACATCATCCTTGAAGTAAATGACCAATACTACAATATGGGCGAGAAAATTGAGCCTGTGAAGGAAATCGTTGATGTTGCCCATCAAGCAATGGTTAACCTAGGAATTAAACCAATTGTTAAGCCGATTCGCGGCGGTACAGACGGCTCCCAACTGTCCTTCATGGGGCTTCCGACACCAAATATTTTTGCCGGGGGCGAGAATTTCCACGGTAAATTCGAATACGTTTCCGTCCAAAGCATGGAAAAAGCATCTGAAGTCATCGTGGAATTAGTTCAGTTATTTGAACAGCGTTCCTAATGGAAAGCGGAGAGGCCTTACAAAAGGGCCTCTCCGCTTTTTTATTCAATCGTAAACTTAAGCAGCTGCTTATAATCTGTTTTCTCACTTCCAGCTGTCAGCCATGCTTCAAGCGTATAGCTGCCCGGGGGTAAATCCTTCAATGGAATCTCGAAGGTTAATCGTTCACCAGGCTTCAAATCCTGCTCTACCAGGGCTTGAGTAAAGAACTTGCCCTCTGAACCTTGTTCGATTATATCTCCCGCTTCATTTAGGAGTATATAATCGAACTTCTGACCGCTGTTAAACGTTAAATGAATGGTTTTATCTGACTTGTTTTCAACCGCATATTCAAATTGATACGTATCATTCTCTTGTTTCCTTTCAACTAAGCTTGCCTTTAAATGTTCTGCAGTCACACCGCTTTGATCAGGCTGAACATTCACTGGTTCTCCTCCATTCCCCTCATTCGCTGTATTGGAATTCTGATTATCATCTCCACAGGCCGAAAGGATTAAAAGGCACACGAGAAACACCCATGCTTTTTTCATATTTATCCCCTTTCTGAATCTCGTCTCTTTTCAGTAATTCAACAAGGATGGTTTAATCCCTTCTTGGTATAGACCATCTTATCCTGATTTACTCCTTTAAAACAGAAAGCTTGCCGTTCGCTTCTAATATTCCCACCTTCACATCCTCCAAGTGAAAGGCACCATTCTGCCTCAGCAGGTTTTCTACTTCGTGCTCTGACAGACGGTTTTTGCGCATCACCTTCTTCATTATCTGACCATTATGAATTAATAATTCAGATTCTCCTTTAATCCTGCGTCCGAGAAACGGAACCTTACGAGAGACCAAGTCAGTTGAATAAATGAGTAATGACCATACACCAACTGCAATGAAGATATCATAAAATTTCACAGCTGGATCATATGCTGCATCCCCTACCAAATCTCCCAGAGCCACTGAATATACAATATCCAGCGGACTAGCCTCAGCCAGTTCCTTCTTGCCCATTAATCGGATAATGACAAGGAGGGATATAAATCCAGAAATAATCTTGATGATCATAAACACATATGCCATTTCTCTCACCCGCCCTTTCATCAATGAGTCCCATATAGGGCATCATTGTTCTAAAAGGTGGATACCACTCTTCCCCTCTTCCTTTTTATTTTTATTCCCTTCTAAAAAAGATAGAAACAGAATTGAGGCGAAAAAAAACCATCATAGCATGGAATGCTTGATGGTCATTGGATTATTTATAAGTTCAGGTTCGTTCTCGGGCTTCTCCATTTCTCTATAGCCGTCTGCAGCACAGAAGCCAGGAATAAGGTTTCCCCCGTGCTTAGTAAAATTGTATTTAGAGGATTCATCATATCAATGGATTCTTTATCAAGCCTTCCCTCTTTTTCCAGCTTCAGCTGGATAATGGCGGATTCAGCCTGACTCTTAGTGAAACGAATCATTTTATTTCCCCAAGAAGATTCATCCTTTGTAAATAAAACAGAGTTTTCTTCAATGATTGCTGCGAACATGATTCCATTATTGCTTTGATACAAATATGGTGCATTTGTGAAGAAATCTACCGGTGGATCTTCCAATTGTGCATGTTCTTCCTGTAATGCCAAAATTTCTTTTTCCACTTCTTCTCTGATGCCAGTAACCATTTTCTTCAACTCCTTTTATCCTCATTAGTTAAAAGTATATAACGTTTTCATACAGGTGTCTCTGCATAGTTGAACATAGCGAAAAAGTAATTTTATTTAAAATTTTCACTTAATTTTCACATCTATAATGTCAATTATGTCAATATTCACATTTACAAACATGGGGAGAATTGCTATGTTAATGACACCACAATTCTCCTCATGGATAGGATACCAAGGAAAGGGTTGATAGAGTATGAAGCTTGAACAGCAAGCCATTAATATCATCCTCCAAGCAGTCCGTGCCAAAGAACAAGAGCTTCAAGAGGCCTCATCCCATTTTCAGCAGCACAGAATCCCTGATGAATCCATTTTTGGTGACGAGCTAATGAAACTGTTACCTAATATGTATGCGGAATTAAACGCTGTTCAATCGATAGAGGACCCCTTGAAAGAAATTCTAAATCAGTATTATGATGAAACTTCAGATAATCAGCTAAAAGCAGCCTACTACCAGGACCTTTCATTGGATGCCCCCAAAGAAGGGCTGCTGAACAGTCTTACAAACTTAATCTCCACTACACACGCAAATCCGCTCCCCTATTCACGGAGCAAGAAGTTGCTTCATTCCTTAGTCGATCTTCATGAAGATGGGAAGGCAAGAAGTATTTACTCAGGCAAGAGCATGGAAGCCGGCACCTTGCTTTCATATGACTTGGTATATGAAGCGGCCGTTCGCGAGGAAATCAGCAAGTATCCTTCCTTACAAAATTTGAACGGTTCCCAAGAGGACCTTCTTGAATCAGTTCTAACTGCCCTGGCTTTAAATGTTGAACATATCATCCCACAATCCTGGTTTGATAAAGCAAGCCCAATGGTCGGTGATTTAAACCACTTATTCACCTGTGAAACAACCTGTAATTCTTTCAGAAGCAATATCCCTTATTATGATTTTGACGATTATCCAAGCGCTTCTAAGGAAATCATCCGCAATGATTGCGGGAAACGCGATGGGGAAGAACGCTTTGAGCCGCAAAATGGAAAAGGGGCCGTTGCGAGGGCAAATTTATATTTCTTAACCAGGTATCCGGATATCTTGCCTCAAGACCGGCGGAAAGCCATTGATATCCCCATGCTGATTAAATGGCACGAAGAAAATCCCGTTACCCTTTATGAAAAGCATCGAAATTGGTGCATTCATCATCTTCAAGGAAACCGGAATCCGTATATTGACTTTCCAGATAAAGCTGCTGTACTCATTTAAGGTGCTTTTCATACAGAAGTCTTCCGTAGGTGTTTCTGGTTGTATGGGGACCAAATCAAACACTGCTACCAATCCATTTGGCCAACTCACCACATTTGAACGCCCCCTTCTTTCCCTATACAAGGATACGAAATACACCTATAAAGAAGTCAGTAATATCATGGGTTATCATCGGGATACAATCTGGCATAAGCGGAAACAGATTAAAGGGAAATTAGAAGAATGAATGATGAGCCCTCCCAACTACAGGTTTATTTATGAGGCGCAAACAGAACTTTCCCTAAAATAAACAAGAAAGCTTGGGAAGAGACCCCAAGCTTTCTTGTTTACTATTTGATTTATTGGGTTCTAGGTGTCTACTCACCTACCAGCCCGTCACCATCGTTATCCCTCATATAAGGATACAACCAGTGGTCTTTCGTAATAGGCATGCTGTAACCTGCATCTTTTGCTTCTTGAATCGTCACCTCACCATTGCCATTCTTATCGACACTAGAAAGATCACCGGTTTTGTTTGAACCAGTTGAATTTTTATTTGAACTAGTTGAACCAGAAGATTTGTTTTCTGTTAAACCACTTGATTCGTTTACTTTATCCGGGTTAACATTGTCAAATTTATCCACGACCTTGTTACCCTTTACGGTATACGTATACTGGTAGCTTGAAGGAATCTGTGTTTTTGTATTCGGATAAGTAATAATTGCTTCAAAATTTGTCGCACCACCTGCATCACGAATCACTTTTTCCATATAAGCTTGGTCCCCATGCCTGTTCAATGTACTTTCTTGCGGGGTAATATTATACGCATTCGATACCCCTCCGAGAGAATCAGCTATGATATGTCCTTCATCATAACGATCACTTTCCACACCGGGTACTTTTGCCTCATCAGAGTAGTATCTTCCAGACGAATTGACAGGTTCGCTGCTGTCGTCTTGCAGAATAATTTTGTCAGCAATGACACGCACTAGTTGCCCGTATTCATTAGTGAATGCCCAATATTTACGGTCCCCAAAGCCAATATCAACAACAACGTTAGCTTGACGGTATCCGGACGTATCACCGCCATCCACTTCAATTTGTTTGTATCCAGCGAACTGTGCTTCTGTATTTTTCTTTGCTGCTTCTTCCTTCTCTTTAGCCTCTGCCTTTTCTTTGGCTTTGGCTTTTTCTTCAGCCTCTTTCTTTGCTTTCTCTTCCTTAGCCTTAGCTTCTGCCTGAGCTTTAGCTTCCGCCTCTGCCTGAGCCTTTGCCTCTTCTTTGGCCTTCGCTTCTTCATCGGCTTTCGCTTTAGCTTCTTCCTTCTCTTTGGCTTCTTCTTGCTGTTGCTCTGCCTGTGAGTCACTATTCGTATTTTCCTCTACCGGAGGTGCAGTTACACCAATCAAGACGAAAAACAATATGGCTGCGGCACCAAAAATCAAAAGTGCAGACTTTCTTTTCCTTTTGTTCTCAGGCAGCCATTTCAATACGAGGCTTGGTTTTATTAAACCCACAATCAAAGCTACAATAGATAGTAAGAATAGTACTATAAACAAATCATCCATCTTTTACCCTCCTTCTATTTTTGTATTTTGCTTTGATAATAGATAGGCTTTTGATTATTGCTCCTATTCTTATTTACCACTTCGCCAATCTAATACCCACCTATATGTTATTTTCATATAATAAAAATACACTAAAATAGATTTAGATGTCCATCCGTGAATAAACATGGGGTTCCATTCAGATGAAAAAAAGCGATGTAAGCCGCCATTCTCTCTCTAGACTTAAAGCATCAAAATCTTATCTGCATACACCCCTTCATATGTTTCTCCTCCTATGCCGCCTTCCTTTGATTGTATGTGCCTGTATATTGGCCGCAGAGAGACATTTCGTCGAACGGCTTATACACTTCATGAATTCGCTCAACAACCCATAATCATAGCCGCCAATGTCCATTGGATGGAATCCCGCATTGCCCAACAAACCAAATGATTCACCCTTTTCCAATCAATCCTCCGAAATACTTTTGCCGGGCGTCAATCATTTGCTCCAGATTCGGAACCGTTTCCGCCTCATCAGAAGGCGGAAAGGTAAATGTTATGACGACGAGTACCAAAAACATGGTGATGATAAATCGATTCATTTTCATTTTGTCTCCTCCTGCTGGGTTCATTTCATCCGTCTAAATCATCGTTGCGCCAATCATATTCCCTTTTCATCTGCACAAAACAATAATTTCCATTATACAAAATTCCCTTATTGGGAGATGCTCCAATCCTGGGTGTCGTGAATAGGATGGTAAGGAAGGGAGTGATTTTCAGGTGCGCAGAGAGACAGACAGATTCGATGGGTTGCACTTCTTAGTGATATTAATGATCGCTATA includes:
- a CDS encoding aromatic acid exporter family protein; translated protein: MFTIGSRTVKTAIGGMIALSIAQMLGLENASTAAVITLLSVQSTQRKSILIAWKRLLACLLGMGLAILIFEGCAYTPVAVGLLLFIYVPLMAKLGLQDGIVPGFVIVMQLFMSYAITEALLINQLCIVLIGILVALLFNLYMPSVEGEIKKIMQELDGNFEIIFLQFSRFIRKKERVWNDEYIIRTKRLLETGMDLARRSEENSFFKRESFYLPYFSKRLQQFQIVERMVPLIIHLPTTFEQNDMIADLVEEFGANLKEPEIMLEKLQSLRQRFESMDLPKTREEFETRAALLILLNKIEQFIELEQ
- a CDS encoding DUF421 domain-containing protein, whose product is MAYVFMIIKIISGFISLLVIIRLMGKKELAEASPLDIVYSVALGDLVGDAAYDPAVKFYDIFIAVGVWSLLIYSTDLVSRKVPFLGRRIKGESELLIHNGQIMKKVMRKNRLSEHEVENLLRQNGAFHLEDVKVGILEANGKLSVLKE
- a CDS encoding endonuclease I family protein; its protein translation is MKLEQQAINIILQAVRAKEQELQEASSHFQQHRIPDESIFGDELMKLLPNMYAELNAVQSIEDPLKEILNQYYDETSDNQLKAAYYQDLSLDAPKEGLLNSLTNLISTTHANPLPYSRSKKLLHSLVDLHEDGKARSIYSGKSMEAGTLLSYDLVYEAAVREEISKYPSLQNLNGSQEDLLESVLTALALNVEHIIPQSWFDKASPMVGDLNHLFTCETTCNSFRSNIPYYDFDDYPSASKEIIRNDCGKRDGEERFEPQNGKGAVARANLYFLTRYPDILPQDRRKAIDIPMLIKWHEENPVTLYEKHRNWCIHHLQGNRNPYIDFPDKAAVLI
- a CDS encoding BsuPI-related putative proteinase inhibitor, with protein sequence MKKAWVFLVCLLILSACGDDNQNSNTANEGNGGEPVNVQPDQSGVTAEHLKASLVERKQENDTYQFEYAVENKSDKTIHLTFNSGQKFDYILLNEAGDIIEQGSEGKFFTQALVEQDLKPGERLTFEIPLKDLPPGSYTLEAWLTAGSEKTDYKQLLKFTIE
- the pepT gene encoding peptidase T — protein: MNNPLVERFLTYVKVDTQSNEESQTTPSTEKQYNLLNLLKDELTSIGMEEITLDENGYLFATLPANTDKNVPTIGFLAHVDTATDFTGANVKPQIVDNYDGGDIVLNKALNIILSPKDFPELEGYKGQTLITTDGTTLLGADDKAGIAEIMTAMDYLIKHPEIKHGKIRVAFTPDEEIGRGPHKFDVERFNADFAYTMDGGPLGELEFESFNAAAAKLTVKGTNVHPGSAKNKMVNSMKIAMDFHAELPKEEAPEFTEGYEGFYHLLAMNGDVEQTNLSYIIRDHVRAKFEAKKSTMQAIAAKYQEKYGQENIILEVNDQYYNMGEKIEPVKEIVDVAHQAMVNLGIKPIVKPIRGGTDGSQLSFMGLPTPNIFAGGENFHGKFEYVSVQSMEKASEVIVELVQLFEQRS
- a CDS encoding DNA/RNA non-specific endonuclease, with the translated sequence MDDLFIVLFLLSIVALIVGLIKPSLVLKWLPENKRKRKSALLIFGAAAILFFVLIGVTAPPVEENTNSDSQAEQQQEEAKEKEEAKAKADEEAKAKEEAKAQAEAEAKAQAEAKAKEEKAKKEAEEKAKAKEKAEAKEKEEAAKKNTEAQFAGYKQIEVDGGDTSGYRQANVVVDIGFGDRKYWAFTNEYGQLVRVIADKIILQDDSSEPVNSSGRYYSDEAKVPGVESDRYDEGHIIADSLGGVSNAYNITPQESTLNRHGDQAYMEKVIRDAGGATNFEAIITYPNTKTQIPSSYQYTYTVKGNKVVDKFDNVNPDKVNESSGLTENKSSGSTSSNKNSTGSNKTGDLSSVDKNGNGEVTIQEAKDAGYSMPITKDHWLYPYMRDNDGDGLVGE